A genomic segment from Streptosporangium roseum DSM 43021 encodes:
- a CDS encoding HypC/HybG/HupF family hydrogenase formation chaperone, whose amino-acid sequence MTGPGDCPAGVCVTCSDEAVPMTVLRLVEPDLAMAGTGGAVQEVSVALVDAAVGDTVLVHAKEAIAVIAKGAGDEQA is encoded by the coding sequence ATGACCGGGCCCGGAGACTGCCCGGCTGGCGTGTGCGTCACCTGCTCGGACGAGGCCGTGCCGATGACGGTGCTCCGGCTGGTGGAGCCGGACCTGGCGATGGCCGGCACCGGCGGTGCCGTCCAGGAGGTGAGCGTGGCGCTGGTCGACGCGGCGGTGGGCGACACCGTCCTCGTGCACGCCAAGGAGGCCATCGCCGTGATCGCGAAGGGAGCCGGCGATGAGCAGGCTTGA
- a CDS encoding D-sedoheptulose-7-phosphate isomerase, protein MSRLEGPPAEGVRDLYPFLYEGRADLESVLAEACRSTEEKAAEIVRLRWQVAEASADALMECAGEMALRFASGGRLFAFGNGGSSTDAQEVATAFLHPPYGLSLPALSLTSDVAVVTALSNDVGFDVVFARQLAALGRHGDIAVGLSTSGGSANVVRAFEEATRRGMLTVGLAGDEGGRLAELDLLDYLFVIPSSSVHRIQEAQTTVYHVLWELTQHALGAVPAP, encoded by the coding sequence ATGAGCAGGCTTGAGGGACCGCCGGCCGAGGGGGTGCGGGACCTGTACCCCTTCCTCTACGAGGGCCGGGCCGACCTCGAGTCGGTGCTGGCGGAGGCGTGCCGCTCCACCGAGGAGAAGGCCGCCGAGATCGTACGGCTGCGCTGGCAGGTGGCCGAGGCGTCCGCCGACGCGCTCATGGAGTGCGCGGGGGAGATGGCTCTGCGGTTCGCCTCGGGCGGGCGGCTGTTCGCCTTCGGCAACGGCGGCAGCAGCACCGACGCCCAGGAGGTGGCGACCGCCTTCCTCCATCCGCCCTACGGCCTGTCCCTGCCCGCCCTGTCCCTGACCAGCGACGTCGCCGTGGTCACCGCGCTCTCCAACGACGTGGGGTTCGACGTCGTCTTCGCGCGTCAGCTCGCGGCGCTGGGACGGCACGGTGACATCGCCGTCGGCCTGTCGACGAGCGGGGGCTCCGCCAACGTCGTGCGCGCCTTCGAGGAGGCGACGCGCAGGGGCATGCTCACCGTCGGCCTGGCCGGGGACGAGGGAGGCAGGCTGGCCGAACTCGACCTGCTCGACTACCTGTTCGTCATCCCGTCGTCGTCCGTGCACCGGATCCAGGAGGCCCAGACGACGGTCTACCACGTGCTGTGGGAGCTCACCCAGCACGCGCTCGGAGCGGTGCCCGCCCCGTAG
- a CDS encoding DUF5947 family protein has product MTATGLRRFREPREPGVARCEMCAEPAGEEHGHVVNIESRALLCACRACHLLFTHEAGTRRRYRAVPERYLYAPSFRLAAADWEELQIPVRTAFFFRNSALDQIVAFYPSPAGATESLLSLETWERVMADNPMLADIRPDVEALLVDRRPEGGSVCHLVPIAACYELVGLVRLHWKGFDGGQEAWEAIDGFFAELRRRSRAVPSAEPAGLVGAAGPGGPAGPGGEDDAR; this is encoded by the coding sequence GTGACGGCCACCGGGCTGCGCCGGTTCCGCGAGCCCCGCGAGCCCGGCGTGGCACGGTGCGAGATGTGCGCGGAGCCGGCCGGCGAGGAGCACGGCCACGTGGTCAACATCGAAAGCCGGGCGCTGCTCTGCGCCTGCCGCGCCTGCCACCTGCTGTTCACCCATGAGGCGGGCACCCGGAGGCGCTACCGCGCGGTGCCGGAGCGCTACCTCTACGCCCCGTCGTTCAGGCTGGCCGCGGCCGACTGGGAGGAGCTGCAGATCCCGGTCCGCACGGCGTTCTTCTTCCGCAACTCCGCGCTCGACCAGATCGTCGCCTTCTACCCGAGCCCCGCCGGGGCGACCGAGTCCCTGCTCTCCCTGGAGACCTGGGAGCGCGTCATGGCGGACAACCCGATGCTGGCCGACATCCGGCCGGACGTCGAGGCGCTCCTGGTGGACCGGCGCCCGGAGGGCGGCTCGGTGTGTCACCTGGTGCCGATCGCCGCCTGCTACGAGCTCGTCGGCCTGGTCCGGCTGCACTGGAAGGGCTTCGACGGCGGGCAGGAGGCGTGGGAGGCCATCGACGGCTTCTTCGCCGAGCTGCGCCGGCGCAGCCGCGCCGTGCCGTCCGCGGAGCCCGCGGGGCTCGTCGGAGCCGCAGGACCCGGAGGGCCCGCGGGACCCGGAGGAGAAGACGATGCTCGATGA
- a CDS encoding NifU family protein, whose translation MPQAHDVQAAGGRVEALIAELATLSDPVTRAKAEELVRVLVELYGSGLERVVEIVTDAEAAEVLHRLATDDLVSGLLVLHDLHPLSTAERVRAALDAVRPQLGLHEGGVELLGVDETGVVRLRLQGTCRGCPSSQLAVTSAVERAVLQAAPEVSGVDIERPADDRAPLLQIQHRPPGPCPVPEKVP comes from the coding sequence ATGCCGCAAGCCCATGACGTTCAGGCGGCCGGAGGCCGCGTCGAGGCGTTGATCGCCGAACTCGCCACGCTCAGCGACCCCGTGACGCGTGCCAAGGCCGAGGAGCTCGTCCGCGTGCTGGTCGAGCTGTACGGCTCGGGCCTGGAACGGGTCGTCGAGATCGTCACCGACGCCGAGGCGGCGGAGGTGCTCCACCGCCTGGCCACCGACGACCTCGTCTCGGGCCTGCTCGTCCTGCACGACCTGCATCCCCTGAGCACGGCCGAGCGCGTCCGCGCCGCCCTCGACGCCGTCCGGCCCCAGCTCGGGCTGCACGAGGGCGGAGTCGAGCTGCTCGGCGTGGACGAGACCGGGGTCGTACGGCTGCGCCTGCAGGGCACCTGCCGGGGCTGCCCCTCCTCGCAGCTCGCCGTCACCTCCGCCGTCGAACGCGCCGTCCTCCAGGCCGCGCCGGAGGTGTCCGGGGTGGACATCGAGCGGCCGGCCGACGACCGGGCGCCGCTGCTGCAGATCCAGCACCGCCCGCCCGGCCCGTGCCCGGTGCCGGAGAAGGTCCCGTGA
- a CDS encoding nickel-dependent hydrogenase large subunit codes for MKTSPRSGQSGPQDQPRELVEMSWDPITRIVGSLGIYCKVDFKNREVAECYSTSSIFRGYSIFMKGKDPRDAHFITSRICGICGDNHATCSVYAQNMAYGARPPALGEWILNCGEAAEYMFDHNIYQENLVGVDYCEKMVRETNPGVLAKAERTEAPHAADHGYKTIADIMRSLNPLEGEFYREALAVSRTTREMFCLMEGRHVHPSTLYPGGVGTVATVQLFTDYLSRLMRYVEFMKRVVPMHDDLFDFFYDALPGYEEVGRRRVLLGCWGSFQDPEHCDFTYENMASWGKRMFVTPGVIVDGRLVTDDLVDINLGIRILLGSSYYDDWQGQEPFVTHDPLGNPVDIRHPWNQHTIPRPQKRDFTDKYSWVMSPRWFDGKDMLALDTGGGPIARLWSTALSGKVDIGYVRATGHSVEINLPKTATKPEKTFEWKIPERNGELMSNALERNRARTYFQAYAAACALYFAEQGLAEVRAGRTQTWTPFTVPEEAISCGFTEAVRGVLSHHMVIRNGKIANYHPYPPTPWNASVRDVNGVPGPYEDAVQNTPIFEENSPENFKGIDIMRTVRSFDPCLPCGVHMYLGDGKELRKLHSPHAASTL; via the coding sequence ATGAAGACCTCACCGAGATCGGGGCAGAGCGGCCCGCAGGACCAGCCACGCGAGCTGGTCGAGATGTCGTGGGACCCCATCACGCGCATCGTGGGGAGCCTGGGCATCTACTGCAAGGTCGACTTCAAGAACCGGGAGGTGGCCGAGTGTTACAGCACCTCGTCGATCTTCCGCGGCTACAGCATCTTCATGAAGGGCAAGGATCCGCGCGACGCGCACTTCATCACCAGCCGGATCTGCGGGATCTGCGGTGACAACCACGCCACCTGTTCGGTCTACGCCCAGAACATGGCCTACGGCGCCCGCCCGCCGGCCCTGGGGGAGTGGATCCTCAACTGCGGCGAGGCCGCCGAGTACATGTTCGACCACAACATCTACCAGGAGAACCTGGTCGGGGTCGACTACTGCGAGAAGATGGTGCGCGAGACCAACCCCGGCGTGCTGGCCAAGGCCGAGCGGACCGAGGCCCCGCACGCGGCCGACCACGGCTACAAGACCATCGCCGACATCATGCGCTCCCTCAACCCGCTCGAAGGCGAGTTCTACCGCGAGGCCCTGGCGGTGAGCCGTACCACCAGGGAGATGTTCTGCCTGATGGAGGGGCGGCACGTGCACCCCTCCACCCTCTACCCCGGCGGGGTGGGCACGGTCGCGACGGTGCAGCTCTTCACCGACTACCTCAGCCGGCTGATGCGCTACGTGGAGTTCATGAAGCGGGTCGTGCCCATGCACGACGACCTGTTCGACTTCTTCTACGACGCGCTGCCCGGCTACGAGGAGGTCGGCCGCAGGCGCGTGCTGCTGGGCTGCTGGGGCAGCTTCCAGGACCCGGAGCACTGTGACTTCACCTACGAGAACATGGCCTCCTGGGGTAAGCGGATGTTCGTCACCCCGGGGGTGATCGTCGACGGCAGGCTCGTCACGGACGACCTGGTCGACATCAACCTCGGCATCCGGATCCTGCTGGGCAGCTCCTACTACGACGACTGGCAGGGGCAGGAGCCGTTCGTCACCCACGACCCGCTGGGCAACCCGGTCGACATCCGTCACCCGTGGAACCAGCACACCATCCCGCGCCCGCAGAAGCGCGACTTCACCGACAAGTACAGCTGGGTGATGTCACCGCGCTGGTTCGACGGCAAGGACATGCTGGCGCTGGACACCGGCGGCGGCCCGATCGCGCGCCTGTGGTCGACCGCGCTGTCGGGGAAGGTCGACATCGGCTACGTCAGGGCGACTGGGCACAGCGTGGAGATCAACCTGCCGAAGACGGCCACCAAGCCCGAGAAGACGTTCGAGTGGAAGATCCCCGAGCGCAACGGCGAGCTGATGTCCAACGCGCTGGAACGCAACCGGGCCCGCACCTACTTCCAGGCCTACGCGGCGGCGTGCGCGCTGTACTTCGCCGAGCAGGGCCTGGCCGAGGTGCGCGCGGGACGGACCCAGACCTGGACGCCGTTCACGGTGCCGGAGGAGGCGATCAGCTGCGGGTTCACCGAGGCGGTGCGGGGCGTGCTGTCGCACCACATGGTGATCAGGAACGGCAAGATCGCCAACTACCACCCGTATCCGCCCACGCCCTGGAACGCCAGCGTCCGCGACGTCAACGGGGTGCCGGGGCCGTACGAGGACGCGGTGCAGAACACCCCGATCTTCGAGGAGAACTCCCCGGAGAACTTCAAGGGCATCGACATCATGCGCACCGTGCGTAGCTTCGACCCCTGCCTACCGTGCGGGGTCCACATGTATCTCGGTGACGGCAAGGAACTACGCAAGCTGCACAGCCCCCATGCCGCCAGCACCCTGTGA
- the hypF gene encoding carbamoyltransferase HypF, with amino-acid sequence MSTGAARTEPRTRVRIRVEGIVQGVGFRPHVHSLARRLALSGWVGNDSEGVFIEAEGTRENVTRFQEDLRGHAPPLAVIHRITVTAVPALGDHAFLIAGSREGGARAALISPDVATCADCLAELSDPADRRYRHPFINCTNCGPRFTVIRDVPYDRPATTMAGFAMCEECTAEYLDPHDRRFHAQPTCCPACGPALRLLGAGGRAHHPGGAGADGGGGRDPIGLAAEVVRSGGVLAVKGLGGYHLAADATDEAAVRALRSRKHREDRPFAVMVADLDAARTLCELDQVAERLLTGPRRPIVLLPRRPGAPLAEAVAPGDRRLGVMLPYTPMHHLLAGEIARPYVLTSGNLSDEPIAYRDRDAFTRLAGIADRFLTHDRPIHVRTDDSVVLAAGGRELPLRRSRGYAPEPLRLLRPVRRAVLACGAELKNTFCLAEGGRAFVSHHIGDLENYETLRSFSEGIDHFRRLFDITPRVVAHDLHPEYLSTKYAHDMDGVDLVGVQHHHAHIASCLADNQEAGPVIGVAFDGLGYGADGTLWGGELLVADLTGFTRAGCLAPVPLPGGTAAIRQPWRMAAAHLDAAYDGTPPGDLQVISRHRDWDDVVAVARSGVNSPLTSSAGRLFDAVAAILGLRDTVTYEGQAAIALEQRADPAEESAYPARLHGGDGELLTIRTGDLIRAVVEDLRAGADPAVVSARFHNGLAAATAASCARLRSSTGVGTVALSGGVFQNQLLLGRLVQALRLRDFRVLTHHRVPPNDGGISFGQAAVAAARDLL; translated from the coding sequence ATGAGCACCGGAGCGGCGCGGACCGAGCCTCGGACGCGGGTCAGGATCCGGGTCGAAGGGATCGTGCAGGGGGTGGGTTTCCGTCCCCACGTCCACTCCCTGGCCCGGCGGCTGGCCCTGTCGGGGTGGGTGGGGAACGACAGCGAGGGCGTGTTCATCGAGGCGGAGGGGACGCGGGAGAACGTCACGCGTTTCCAGGAGGATCTGCGGGGCCACGCGCCGCCGCTGGCGGTGATCCACCGCATCACCGTCACCGCCGTGCCCGCCCTCGGTGACCACGCTTTCCTCATCGCCGGCAGCAGGGAGGGGGGCGCGCGGGCGGCACTGATCTCGCCCGACGTCGCGACGTGCGCGGACTGCCTGGCCGAGCTGTCCGACCCCGCCGACCGCCGTTACCGCCATCCCTTCATCAACTGCACCAACTGCGGGCCGAGGTTCACCGTCATCCGCGACGTCCCCTACGACCGGCCGGCCACGACGATGGCCGGGTTCGCCATGTGCGAGGAGTGCACGGCCGAATACCTCGATCCGCACGACCGCAGGTTCCACGCCCAGCCGACCTGCTGCCCGGCCTGCGGTCCGGCGCTGCGGCTGCTCGGCGCCGGCGGCCGCGCCCACCACCCCGGCGGCGCCGGGGCCGACGGCGGCGGCGGTCGCGATCCGATCGGGCTCGCGGCCGAGGTGGTGCGGTCGGGCGGCGTCCTGGCCGTCAAGGGCCTCGGCGGCTATCACCTGGCGGCCGACGCCACCGACGAGGCCGCCGTGCGGGCCCTGCGGTCGCGCAAGCACCGCGAGGACAGGCCGTTCGCCGTCATGGTCGCCGACCTCGACGCCGCGCGCACGCTGTGCGAGCTGGACCAGGTGGCCGAACGGCTGCTCACCGGCCCCCGGCGGCCGATCGTGCTGCTGCCCCGCCGCCCCGGCGCCCCGCTGGCCGAGGCCGTGGCACCGGGCGACCGCCGCCTCGGCGTCATGCTGCCCTACACGCCCATGCACCACCTTCTCGCCGGAGAGATCGCCCGTCCGTACGTCCTGACCAGCGGGAACCTCTCCGACGAGCCCATCGCCTACCGGGACCGCGACGCGTTCACCCGCCTCGCCGGCATCGCCGACCGCTTCCTCACCCACGACCGCCCGATCCACGTCCGCACCGACGACTCGGTGGTCCTCGCGGCAGGGGGGCGCGAGCTCCCGCTGCGGAGATCACGGGGATACGCCCCCGAGCCGCTCCGGCTCCTCCGTCCCGTACGGCGGGCGGTGCTGGCGTGCGGCGCGGAGCTGAAGAACACCTTCTGCCTCGCCGAGGGAGGACGCGCCTTCGTCTCCCACCACATCGGCGACCTGGAGAACTACGAGACGCTGCGCTCCTTCAGCGAGGGGATCGACCATTTCCGGCGGCTGTTCGACATCACGCCCCGGGTTGTCGCGCACGACCTCCACCCGGAGTACCTGTCCACCAAATACGCCCACGACATGGACGGAGTCGACCTGGTCGGGGTCCAGCACCACCACGCGCACATCGCCTCCTGCCTGGCCGACAACCAGGAGGCCGGCCCAGTCATCGGAGTGGCCTTCGACGGCCTCGGCTACGGCGCCGACGGCACCCTGTGGGGCGGCGAGCTCCTCGTGGCCGACCTGACCGGCTTCACCCGGGCCGGATGCCTGGCACCGGTGCCGCTGCCCGGCGGCACGGCGGCGATCAGGCAACCCTGGCGGATGGCCGCCGCGCATCTGGACGCGGCCTACGACGGCACGCCACCCGGCGATCTCCAGGTGATCTCCCGCCACCGGGACTGGGACGACGTGGTGGCCGTGGCCAGATCCGGCGTGAACTCCCCCCTCACCTCCAGCGCCGGGCGGCTGTTCGACGCCGTCGCGGCGATCCTCGGACTCCGCGACACCGTCACCTACGAGGGGCAGGCCGCGATCGCGCTGGAACAGCGGGCCGATCCCGCCGAGGAGTCCGCCTACCCGGCCCGGCTCCACGGCGGCGACGGCGAGCTGCTGACGATCCGGACCGGCGACCTCATCCGGGCCGTCGTGGAGGACCTGCGTGCCGGCGCCGACCCGGCGGTCGTCTCCGCCCGCTTCCACAACGGGCTCGCCGCCGCCACCGCCGCGAGCTGCGCGCGACTCCGCTCGTCCACCGGCGTCGGCACGGTCGCCCTGTCCGGCGGCGTCTTCCAGAACCAGCTACTTCTCGGCAGGCTCGTCCAGGCGCTCCGGCTCCGGGACTTCCGGGTGCTGACCCACCATCGCGTCCCGCCCAACGACGGGGGCATCAGCTTCGGCCAGGCCGCCGTGGCCGCCGCGCGCGATCTCCTCTGA
- a CDS encoding hydrogenase expression protein HypE, producing MTAPTESAGSRPQGQEEPVVHILWINAGLSCDGDSVALTAATQPSIEEIVLGALPGLPKVAVHWPLIDFESGPMQGADVFIEWFFKADRGELDPFVLVVEGSIPNESIKQEGYWCGFGNNPETGQPMTTSEWLDRLAPKATAVLAAGTCATYGGIHAMAGNPTGAMGVADYLGWDWRSKAGLPIVNVPGCPIQPDNLSETILYLLYQVAGQAPMIPLDEALRPTWLFGQTVHEGCDRAGYYEQGQFATEYGSPKCLVKIGCWGPVVKCNVPKRGWMNGIGGCPNVGGICIACTMPGFPDKFMPFMDEPPGARVSSTVSGAYGSVIRTLRGITLKTVDKEPKWRKKGRELLTGYKASWS from the coding sequence ATGACAGCGCCGACGGAGTCCGCGGGCAGCAGGCCGCAGGGGCAGGAAGAGCCGGTCGTCCATATTCTCTGGATCAACGCGGGGCTGAGCTGCGACGGGGACTCCGTCGCGCTGACCGCGGCGACGCAGCCGAGCATCGAGGAGATCGTGCTGGGGGCGCTGCCGGGGCTGCCCAAGGTGGCGGTGCACTGGCCGCTGATCGACTTCGAGTCCGGGCCGATGCAGGGCGCGGACGTGTTCATCGAGTGGTTCTTCAAGGCCGACCGGGGAGAGCTGGACCCGTTCGTGCTGGTGGTGGAGGGCTCGATCCCGAACGAGTCGATCAAACAGGAGGGCTACTGGTGCGGGTTCGGCAACAACCCGGAGACCGGCCAGCCGATGACCACCAGTGAGTGGCTGGACCGCCTGGCGCCCAAGGCGACGGCGGTGCTGGCGGCCGGCACGTGCGCGACCTACGGCGGGATCCACGCGATGGCGGGCAACCCGACCGGGGCGATGGGGGTGGCCGACTACCTGGGCTGGGACTGGCGCTCGAAGGCGGGGCTGCCGATCGTGAACGTGCCGGGCTGCCCGATCCAGCCGGACAACCTGTCGGAGACGATCCTGTACCTGCTGTACCAGGTGGCCGGGCAGGCGCCGATGATCCCGCTGGACGAGGCGTTGCGGCCGACGTGGCTGTTCGGCCAGACGGTGCACGAGGGCTGCGACCGGGCCGGCTACTACGAGCAGGGGCAGTTCGCGACCGAGTACGGCTCGCCGAAGTGCCTGGTGAAGATCGGCTGCTGGGGCCCGGTGGTCAAGTGCAACGTGCCCAAGCGGGGCTGGATGAACGGGATCGGCGGCTGCCCGAACGTGGGCGGGATCTGTATCGCGTGCACGATGCCCGGCTTTCCGGACAAGTTCATGCCGTTCATGGACGAGCCACCGGGGGCGCGGGTGTCCTCGACCGTCAGCGGCGCCTACGGCAGCGTGATCCGCACCCTGCGTGGCATCACCCTCAAAACGGTCGACAAGGAGCCGAAGTGGCGCAAGAAGGGCCGCGAGCTGCTCACCGGTTACAAGGCGTCCTGGAGCTGA
- a CDS encoding D-sedoheptulose-7-phosphate isomerase, with protein MSVTSTMQAAVGEAFARRDRAARALAEDSGRIARACRDMAVRFRHGGKLIVFGNGGGGTDAAHIAVEFMHPVVVGKRALPAIALSNDAATVSGVGNREGLAETFAHQVHRWADPADMALGISRDGRCENVLRGLEMAKTLGLFTFALAGGDGGPLARSPAADHVLTVASDDPAVVKEIHVTAYHVLWELVHVFYEQPGPLGAGTPGGTSGEAAG; from the coding sequence ATGTCAGTGACATCGACCATGCAAGCAGCCGTCGGCGAAGCCTTCGCCCGGCGTGACCGCGCCGCCCGCGCCCTCGCGGAGGACTCCGGGCGCATCGCGCGGGCATGCCGGGACATGGCGGTCCGGTTCCGCCACGGCGGCAAGCTGATCGTCTTCGGCAACGGCGGCGGCGGCACGGACGCGGCCCACATCGCGGTCGAGTTCATGCACCCGGTCGTCGTGGGCAAGAGGGCCCTTCCGGCGATCGCGCTGAGCAACGACGCCGCGACGGTCAGCGGGGTGGGCAACCGCGAGGGCCTTGCCGAGACCTTCGCCCACCAGGTCCACCGCTGGGCGGACCCGGCCGACATGGCGCTGGGGATCTCCCGCGACGGCCGCTGCGAGAACGTCCTGCGGGGCCTGGAGATGGCCAAGACCCTGGGCCTGTTCACCTTCGCCCTGGCGGGCGGCGACGGAGGCCCCCTCGCGCGGAGCCCGGCGGCCGACCACGTGCTGACCGTCGCCTCGGACGATCCCGCCGTGGTCAAGGAGATCCACGTCACCGCCTACCACGTGCTGTGGGAGCTGGTGCATGTGTTCTACGAGCAGCCCGGCCCGCTCGGTGCCGGGACGCCCGGAGGGACGAGCGGGGAGGCGGCCGGATGA